A genomic segment from Variovorax paradoxus B4 encodes:
- a CDS encoding polyhydroxyalkanoic acid system family protein, with translation MPDIHIERNHALGIAGAREVARQWIQQVGQDYGLECTYTEGETCDVAQFSRAGIDGTVEVTADTLTLEATLGFLFSSFSDQIEQKIARKLDALLESPSGGGGTRFA, from the coding sequence GTGCCTGACATCCATATCGAACGAAACCACGCACTCGGCATTGCCGGCGCACGCGAAGTCGCACGCCAATGGATCCAGCAGGTCGGGCAGGACTACGGCCTGGAATGTACCTACACCGAGGGCGAGACCTGCGACGTCGCGCAGTTCAGCCGCGCAGGCATCGACGGAACAGTCGAGGTCACGGCGGACACGCTGACGCTGGAGGCGACGCTGGGCTTTCTGTTCAGCAGCTTCAGCGACCAGATCGAGCAGAAGATCGCGCGCAAGCTCGATGCCTTGCTGGAATCGCCCAGTGGCGGTGGCGGCACCCGCTTCGCCTGA
- a CDS encoding FGGY-family carbohydrate kinase: MKYVIGVDIGTQSTKCLLVGIDGKVHAQASVAYQPETPKPLWAQQDCAVWFDAVCESVRACVAKSGIASPDIAAMCVSSLYGGAGIPVDEAMQPLHPCLIWMDRRATAEVDAVNANVDVARLQAITGNGVDSYHGFTKMLWIREHLPEVWAKTCYFLPPNSYVNWRLTGELAVDHSSAGNIGGVYDAAQRSWSHEALGMLGIPARMMPPRLVESSDVVGGLSAEWAAKLGLAEGMPLMAGGVDAAVATFCAGVTGSGDHVAMIGTSMCWGFVSPTVDARHRLITMPHVYRGADRSYVFGGAITAGAAVTWFRETFCQAEVAEAARTGEDAHALIERKAIEVPPGAEGLVFLPYLMGERSPIWDAQAKGAFIGLSLAHSRAHLYRAVLEGVSFALQHNIEAGRQSGQPLDDRLIVVGGAAHSDLWMQIVADVTGYPVFTIEEEVEAALGAAMLAALGAGLVDAATAERGWVTLAERARPEAAAQAVYRERFEIYKSLYPALRDAMHRLK, from the coding sequence ATGAAATACGTGATCGGCGTCGACATCGGCACGCAGAGCACCAAATGCCTGCTGGTCGGCATCGACGGCAAGGTGCATGCGCAGGCCAGCGTCGCCTACCAGCCCGAAACGCCCAAGCCGCTGTGGGCGCAGCAGGACTGCGCTGTGTGGTTCGACGCGGTATGCGAGAGCGTGCGCGCCTGCGTGGCGAAGAGCGGCATCGCATCGCCAGACATCGCGGCGATGTGCGTGAGCAGCCTGTATGGCGGCGCGGGCATCCCGGTCGATGAGGCGATGCAGCCGCTGCACCCCTGCCTGATCTGGATGGACCGGCGCGCCACCGCCGAGGTCGATGCGGTGAATGCGAACGTCGATGTGGCACGCTTGCAGGCGATCACCGGCAACGGCGTCGACAGCTACCATGGCTTCACCAAGATGCTGTGGATCCGCGAGCACCTGCCCGAGGTGTGGGCGAAGACGTGCTATTTCCTGCCGCCGAACAGCTACGTCAACTGGCGGCTCACCGGCGAGCTGGCCGTGGACCACAGCTCGGCCGGCAACATCGGCGGCGTGTACGACGCGGCGCAGCGCAGCTGGTCCCATGAGGCGCTCGGCATGCTGGGCATTCCGGCGCGCATGATGCCGCCGCGCCTGGTCGAGTCGAGCGATGTGGTGGGTGGGCTGAGCGCCGAATGGGCCGCGAAGCTCGGCCTCGCCGAAGGCATGCCGCTGATGGCCGGCGGCGTCGATGCGGCCGTGGCCACCTTCTGTGCGGGCGTCACCGGCAGCGGGGATCACGTGGCGATGATCGGCACCAGCATGTGCTGGGGCTTCGTGAGCCCGACGGTGGATGCGCGCCACAGGCTCATCACGATGCCGCACGTCTACCGCGGCGCGGACCGCAGCTATGTGTTCGGCGGTGCGATCACTGCGGGTGCGGCCGTGACGTGGTTCCGCGAGACCTTCTGCCAGGCCGAGGTGGCTGAGGCCGCGCGCACCGGCGAGGACGCGCATGCGCTGATCGAGCGCAAGGCCATCGAGGTGCCGCCCGGCGCCGAAGGCCTGGTCTTCCTGCCCTACCTGATGGGCGAGCGCAGCCCGATCTGGGACGCGCAGGCCAAGGGTGCCTTCATCGGCCTCTCGCTCGCGCACAGCCGCGCGCACCTGTACCGCGCGGTGCTCGAGGGCGTGAGCTTCGCGCTGCAGCACAACATCGAGGCCGGCCGGCAAAGCGGCCAGCCGCTGGACGATCGGCTGATCGTGGTCGGCGGTGCGGCGCATTCGGACCTGTGGATGCAGATCGTCGCGGACGTCACGGGCTATCCGGTGTTCACCATCGAGGAAGAGGTCGAGGCAGCCCTCGGTGCGGCGATGCTCGCGGCGCTCGGCGCGGGGCTGGTCGATGCGGCCACTGCGGAGCGCGGCTGGGTCACGCTGGCGGAACGCGCGCGGCCCGAGGCTGCGGCGCAAGCTGTCTATCGCGAGCGCTTCGAGATCTACAAGTCGCTTTATCCGGCGTTGCGCGATGCGATGCATCGGCTGAAATGA
- a CDS encoding acyl-CoA-binding protein translates to MSDLNALFEAAQANSKLLAERPDNPTLLKIYGLFKQATEGDNTAKKPSFSDIVARAKWDAWTAQKGLGADEAKQKYIDLIESLRA, encoded by the coding sequence ATGTCCGACCTCAACGCCCTGTTCGAAGCCGCCCAGGCCAACTCCAAGCTGCTGGCGGAGCGCCCCGACAACCCGACGCTGCTCAAGATCTACGGCCTCTTCAAGCAGGCCACCGAGGGCGACAACACGGCCAAGAAGCCCAGCTTCAGCGACATCGTCGCGCGCGCCAAGTGGGACGCCTGGACCGCGCAAAAAGGCCTGGGTGCCGACGAGGCGAAGCAGAAGTACATCGACCTGATCGAATCGCTGCGAGCCTGA
- a CDS encoding ABC transporter substrate-binding protein yields MKNLLKATALVAALACGASAAQAQTPKQPLRIGMTFQELNNPYFVTMKQALEEAAASIGATVVTTDARHDVAKQIGDVEDMIQKKIDILLLNPTDSTGVQSAVRSAKKAGLIVVAVDANAQGPVDSFVGSKNIDAGRLACEYLAKSIGEKGDVAILDGIPVVPILERVKGCREALAKYPGIKVVSTQNGKQERATALTVTENILQANGNLKGIFSVNDGGSMGALAAIEASGKDVKLASVDGAPEAIKAMQKPGSKFIATTAQYPRDQIRLAIGIALARKWGANVPAAVPVDVKLIDAEGAKTFSW; encoded by the coding sequence ATGAAGAACCTTCTCAAAGCCACCGCCCTCGTCGCCGCACTGGCCTGCGGCGCATCCGCCGCACAGGCGCAGACCCCGAAGCAGCCGCTGCGCATCGGCATGACCTTCCAGGAACTCAACAACCCCTACTTCGTGACGATGAAGCAGGCGCTCGAAGAGGCCGCGGCCAGCATCGGCGCGACCGTGGTCACCACCGATGCGCGGCACGACGTGGCCAAGCAGATCGGCGACGTGGAGGACATGATCCAGAAGAAGATCGACATCCTGCTGCTGAACCCGACCGACTCCACCGGCGTGCAGTCGGCCGTGCGCTCGGCCAAGAAGGCGGGGCTGATCGTGGTGGCGGTGGATGCCAACGCGCAGGGCCCGGTCGACTCGTTCGTCGGCTCGAAGAACATCGACGCAGGCCGGCTCGCCTGCGAATACCTCGCGAAGAGCATCGGCGAGAAAGGCGACGTGGCCATCCTCGACGGCATTCCGGTCGTGCCGATCCTGGAGCGCGTGAAAGGCTGCCGCGAAGCGCTCGCCAAGTACCCCGGCATCAAGGTGGTAAGCACGCAGAACGGCAAGCAGGAGCGCGCCACCGCACTCACCGTCACCGAGAACATCCTGCAGGCCAACGGCAACCTGAAAGGCATCTTCAGCGTGAACGATGGCGGCTCGATGGGCGCGCTCGCCGCCATCGAGGCCAGCGGCAAGGACGTGAAGCTCGCCAGCGTGGACGGCGCGCCCGAAGCCATCAAGGCCATGCAGAAGCCGGGCTCGAAGTTCATCGCCACCACCGCGCAGTACCCGCGCGACCAGATCCGCCTGGCCATCGGCATCGCGCTTGCCAGGAAGTGGGGCGCCAACGTGCCGGCCGCCGTGCCGGTGGACGTGAAGCTGATCGACGCCGAGGGCGCGAAGACCTTCAGCTGGTAA
- a CDS encoding aminopeptidase, translated as MRPERAITLAAALLLGGCADLGYYWQSASGHLGILRVAKPVPEWLADPAVSAPLKAKLELAQRIRRFAVTELALPDNSSYTSYADLHRRAAVWNVVAAPPYSLTLKNWCFPVAGCVGYRGYYDEAAAKAEAEAQHAKGLEAAVYPVPAYSTLGWMNWAGGDPLLSTFIGYPEGELARIVFHELAHQVLYVPGDIVFNESYATAVERIGGAMWLQREASEAARSEYARFDAQRQQFRALALETRRALNEAYESAAAKAGDWSAVDAMKKAAMDAFRERYARLRTEWQGPRQGAYDVWVARANNATFGAQGAYDDLVPGFEALFARENRNWPRFYKEVRRIAALPTMEERRNALQTATGMLQTNSSHDDNNNGEHGA; from the coding sequence GTGAGGCCTGAGCGCGCCATCACGCTGGCCGCCGCACTGCTGCTCGGTGGCTGCGCCGACCTCGGCTACTACTGGCAGTCGGCCAGCGGCCACCTCGGCATCCTGCGGGTTGCCAAGCCGGTGCCCGAATGGCTGGCGGACCCCGCCGTTTCCGCGCCGCTGAAGGCCAAGCTCGAACTCGCGCAGCGCATCCGCCGCTTCGCCGTCACCGAACTGGCCCTGCCCGACAACTCCAGCTACACGTCGTACGCGGATCTGCACCGCCGCGCGGCAGTGTGGAACGTGGTGGCCGCGCCGCCGTATTCGCTCACGCTCAAGAACTGGTGCTTCCCGGTGGCGGGCTGCGTGGGTTACCGCGGCTACTACGACGAGGCCGCCGCCAAGGCCGAGGCCGAGGCGCAGCACGCCAAGGGCCTGGAAGCGGCGGTGTACCCCGTGCCGGCGTATTCCACGCTGGGCTGGATGAACTGGGCCGGCGGCGATCCGCTGCTTTCCACCTTCATCGGCTACCCCGAAGGCGAACTGGCCCGCATCGTGTTCCACGAACTCGCGCACCAGGTGCTCTACGTGCCCGGCGACATCGTCTTCAACGAGTCGTACGCCACCGCGGTGGAACGCATCGGCGGCGCGATGTGGCTGCAGCGCGAGGCCAGCGAGGCGGCGCGCAGCGAGTACGCGCGCTTCGACGCGCAGCGCCAGCAGTTTCGCGCGCTGGCCCTCGAAACGCGCCGCGCGCTCAACGAGGCTTACGAATCCGCAGCGGCCAAGGCCGGCGACTGGAGCGCGGTCGACGCCATGAAGAAGGCGGCGATGGACGCCTTTCGCGAGCGCTACGCGAGGCTGCGCACAGAATGGCAGGGCCCGCGCCAGGGCGCCTACGATGTCTGGGTGGCGCGCGCCAACAATGCGACTTTCGGGGCCCAGGGTGCCTACGACGACCTGGTTCCGGGCTTCGAGGCCTTGTTCGCGCGCGAGAACCGCAACTGGCCGCGCTTCTACAAGGAGGTCCGCCGCATCGCTGCGCTGCCGACGATGGAGGAACGGCGCAACGCGTTGCAGACGGCCACAGGAATGCTGCAGACGAATTCCAGCCATGACGACAACAACAACGGAGAGCACGGTGCCTGA
- a CDS encoding ABC transporter permease encodes MNATATHPTPPAPDGGLFTQLRRSTAFLPLVGLVAISVFMIVATDNFLSWGNVQNIALQSSINAIIAVGMTAAILTGGIDLSVGAVVALSGTLASGMMVQFGLPPMLAVPLGLAVGVVIGLFNGYCVAYLRMPPIIVTLATMGIARGIALIYTGGYPIDGLPDSFAFLGGGVLAGIKVPILIMLATYLVAYVLLNMAPFGRYVYAIGGNEEATRLSGVRVSRYKLLVYALSGFTAAVAGIVQAARVTSGQPGVGVGFELDAIAAVVMGGTSIAGGRGAIVGTLVGALLLGVLNNGLNMIGVSPYLQLIIKGGIVLLAIFISREAKR; translated from the coding sequence ATGAATGCAACCGCCACCCACCCGACACCGCCGGCGCCTGATGGAGGACTCTTCACCCAGCTGCGCCGCTCCACGGCCTTTCTTCCACTGGTAGGACTGGTAGCGATTTCGGTCTTCATGATCGTCGCGACCGACAACTTTCTCTCGTGGGGCAACGTGCAGAACATCGCGCTGCAGTCGTCGATCAACGCCATCATCGCGGTCGGCATGACGGCCGCGATCCTCACCGGCGGCATCGATCTCTCGGTCGGCGCGGTGGTGGCACTGTCCGGCACGCTGGCCTCGGGAATGATGGTGCAGTTCGGGCTGCCGCCCATGCTCGCCGTGCCGCTGGGCCTGGCCGTCGGCGTCGTGATCGGCCTCTTCAACGGCTACTGCGTCGCCTACCTGCGCATGCCACCGATCATCGTGACGCTGGCCACGATGGGCATCGCGCGCGGCATTGCGCTGATCTATACCGGCGGCTATCCGATCGATGGACTGCCCGACTCGTTCGCCTTCCTCGGCGGCGGCGTGCTCGCGGGCATCAAGGTGCCGATCCTCATCATGCTGGCGACCTACCTCGTGGCGTACGTGCTGCTCAACATGGCGCCCTTCGGCCGCTACGTGTATGCCATCGGCGGCAACGAGGAGGCGACGCGGCTCTCGGGCGTGCGCGTGTCGCGCTACAAACTGCTGGTGTATGCGCTGAGCGGCTTCACCGCCGCCGTCGCGGGCATCGTGCAGGCGGCGCGCGTGACCAGCGGCCAGCCCGGCGTGGGCGTGGGCTTCGAGCTCGATGCGATCGCGGCGGTGGTGATGGGCGGAACGTCGATTGCCGGAGGGCGCGGCGCGATCGTCGGCACGCTGGTCGGTGCGCTGCTGCTGGGCGTGCTGAACAACGGGCTCAACATGATCGGCGTGTCGCCGTACCTGCAATTGATCATCAAGGGCGGGATCGTCTTGCTCGCCATCTTCATCAGCCGCGAAGCCAAGAGATGA
- a CDS encoding alcohol dehydrogenase catalytic domain-containing protein, which translates to MSYQKLQPGASGAIGQLAAMQAVVCHGPKDYRLETVAMPSIGPNELLISIAACGICASDCKCHSGAKMFWGGDGQPAWVKAPVIPGHEFFGYVEALGEGAAEHFGVEKGDRVIAEQIVPCGKCRFCTSGKYWMCEVHNIFGFQRIVADGGMADCMRLPPTSRVHKIPDGISLEDAAIIEPLSCAIHTVNRGDIQFDDVVVIAGAGPLGLMMVQAAALKTPKKLIVIDLVPERLALARKFGADVTINPRTENADAIVKGLTEGYGCDVYIETTGAPIGVTQGLEMIRKLGRFVEFSVFGSETSADWSIIGDRKELDVRGAHLGPYCYPIAIDLLARGLVTSKGIVTHDFPLTEWERAFALANSLDSIKVLLKPQPRTT; encoded by the coding sequence ATGAGCTATCAGAAACTCCAGCCCGGCGCCTCGGGCGCCATCGGCCAACTCGCCGCCATGCAGGCCGTCGTCTGCCACGGCCCCAAGGACTACCGCCTCGAAACCGTCGCGATGCCCAGTATCGGCCCGAACGAGCTGCTGATCTCCATCGCCGCCTGCGGCATCTGCGCCTCCGACTGCAAATGCCACTCGGGCGCGAAGATGTTCTGGGGCGGCGACGGACAGCCCGCGTGGGTCAAGGCGCCCGTGATCCCAGGCCACGAGTTCTTCGGCTATGTCGAAGCGCTCGGCGAAGGCGCGGCCGAGCACTTCGGCGTGGAGAAAGGCGACCGCGTGATCGCCGAGCAGATCGTGCCCTGCGGCAAGTGCCGCTTCTGCACTTCGGGCAAGTACTGGATGTGCGAGGTGCACAACATCTTCGGCTTCCAGCGCATCGTGGCCGATGGCGGCATGGCCGACTGCATGCGGCTGCCGCCGACCTCGCGCGTGCACAAGATCCCCGACGGCATCTCGCTCGAGGACGCGGCCATCATCGAGCCGCTCTCGTGCGCGATCCACACGGTGAACCGCGGTGACATCCAGTTCGACGACGTGGTCGTGATCGCCGGCGCCGGCCCGCTCGGCCTGATGATGGTGCAGGCCGCGGCACTCAAGACGCCGAAGAAGCTGATCGTGATCGACCTCGTGCCCGAGCGCCTCGCGCTGGCCAGGAAGTTCGGCGCCGACGTGACGATCAATCCCAGGACCGAGAACGCCGACGCCATCGTCAAGGGCCTGACCGAAGGCTACGGCTGCGACGTGTACATCGAGACCACCGGCGCGCCCATCGGCGTGACGCAGGGGCTGGAGATGATCCGCAAGCTCGGCCGCTTCGTCGAGTTCAGTGTGTTCGGCTCGGAGACCAGCGCCGACTGGTCGATCATCGGCGACCGCAAGGAGCTCGACGTGCGAGGCGCGCACCTGGGGCCGTACTGCTACCCGATTGCCATCGACCTGCTGGCGCGCGGGCTCGTCACCTCGAAGGGCATCGTGACGCACGACTTTCCGCTGACCGAATGGGAACGCGCCTTCGCGCTGGCAAACTCGCTCGATTCCATCAAGGTGCTGCTCAAGCCGCAGCCACGCACAACATGA
- a CDS encoding CaiB/BaiF CoA transferase family protein produces MTNTSSSPSPAGPLAGLKVIELGQLIAGPFAARTLADFGAEVIKIEPPGAGDPLRSWRLLKDGTSVWWQVQSRNKRSLALDLRQAEAQAVVRQLAAEADVLVENFRPGAMEGWGLGPDELLAANPALVMLRISGYGQTGPYRDRPGFGVVAEAMGGLRHLTGEPGRVPVRVGVSIGDTLASLHGVIGVLVAMQHRHATVSANYPKGRGQVVDVALYEAVFNCMESLLPEYGAFGAVREAAGSALPGIAPTNAYRCADGGYAIVAGNGDSIFRRLMECIGRPDLAADPSLAGNTGRVAQVEMLDAAIGDWAAERSVDEVLAALAAAHVPAGRIYTIADIAADPHYAARGMLQQVRMPDGSALAVPGFVPKLSLTPASHRYNAPALGADTDAVLKEIGLNAEQIAALHARGIVG; encoded by the coding sequence ATGACGAACACCTCTTCTTCTCCCTCGCCCGCGGGCCCGCTGGCCGGCCTCAAGGTCATCGAGCTCGGGCAGCTGATCGCGGGGCCCTTCGCGGCGCGTACGCTGGCCGACTTCGGCGCCGAGGTCATCAAGATCGAGCCGCCGGGCGCGGGCGATCCGCTGCGCAGCTGGCGGCTCCTGAAGGACGGCACCTCGGTGTGGTGGCAGGTGCAGTCGCGCAACAAGCGTTCGCTCGCGCTCGACCTGCGCCAGGCCGAGGCACAGGCCGTGGTGCGGCAGCTGGCCGCCGAGGCCGACGTGTTGGTCGAGAACTTCCGCCCCGGCGCGATGGAAGGCTGGGGTCTCGGCCCGGACGAACTGCTGGCCGCCAACCCCGCGCTCGTGATGCTGCGCATCAGCGGCTACGGCCAGACCGGCCCCTACCGCGACCGGCCGGGCTTCGGCGTGGTGGCCGAGGCGATGGGCGGGCTGCGCCATCTCACGGGGGAGCCCGGCCGCGTACCGGTGCGCGTGGGCGTGTCGATCGGCGACACGCTGGCTTCATTGCACGGCGTGATCGGCGTGCTGGTGGCGATGCAGCACCGCCACGCGACCGTCAGCGCCAACTACCCGAAGGGCAGGGGCCAGGTGGTCGACGTGGCGCTCTACGAGGCGGTGTTCAACTGCATGGAAAGCCTGCTGCCCGAGTACGGCGCGTTCGGCGCGGTGCGCGAGGCGGCCGGCAGTGCGCTGCCCGGCATCGCGCCGACCAACGCCTACCGCTGCGCCGACGGCGGCTACGCCATCGTCGCGGGCAATGGCGACAGCATCTTCCGCCGGCTGATGGAATGCATCGGCCGGCCCGACCTCGCGGCCGATCCGTCATTGGCCGGCAACACGGGCCGGGTGGCGCAGGTGGAGATGCTCGATGCCGCCATCGGCGACTGGGCCGCAGAGCGCTCGGTGGACGAGGTGCTCGCCGCACTGGCCGCCGCGCACGTGCCGGCCGGCCGCATCTACACCATTGCCGACATCGCGGCCGACCCGCACTACGCCGCGCGCGGCATGCTGCAGCAGGTGAGGATGCCCGACGGCAGCGCGCTTGCGGTGCCGGGCTTCGTGCCCAAGCTCTCGCTCACGCCGGCCAGCCACCGGTACAACGCGCCGGCGCTGGGCGCGGACACCGACGCGGTCTTGAAGGAGATCGGCCTCAACGCGGAGCAGATCGCCGCGCTGCATGCGCGCGGGATCGTCGGCTGA
- a CDS encoding SDR family oxidoreductase: MTTSFDFSGRRALVTGASSGIGRAVAVRLAQSGAAVTAVGRNAVALDALHAAAGCTPLTVDVANAAELERALATLPAFDLVVNCAGIALLEPALDLQAESFDAVMAVNARAAALVASRCGKAMIAAGVRGSIVNVSSQASLVALDAHLCYCASKAAMDAVTRSLCLEFGPHGIRVNSVNPTVTLTPMAEQAWADPAKSAAALGNIPLGRFAQVEEVVAPVLFLLSDSASMISGVALPVDGGYTIV; this comes from the coding sequence ATGACCACCTCTTTCGATTTTTCGGGCCGACGCGCACTGGTCACCGGCGCCAGCAGCGGCATCGGCCGCGCAGTAGCCGTGCGGCTCGCGCAATCAGGCGCAGCCGTGACGGCCGTGGGACGCAATGCCGTCGCACTCGACGCACTGCACGCAGCAGCCGGCTGCACCCCCCTGACGGTCGACGTGGCCAACGCAGCCGAACTGGAACGCGCACTCGCCACGTTGCCAGCCTTCGACCTCGTGGTGAACTGCGCCGGCATTGCGCTGCTCGAACCGGCGCTCGACCTGCAAGCCGAAAGCTTCGACGCCGTGATGGCCGTCAACGCACGCGCAGCAGCCTTGGTCGCCTCGCGCTGCGGCAAGGCGATGATCGCGGCCGGCGTGCGCGGCAGCATCGTCAACGTGTCGAGCCAGGCCTCGCTGGTCGCGCTCGACGCGCACCTTTGCTATTGCGCATCGAAGGCCGCGATGGATGCGGTCACGCGCTCGCTGTGCCTCGAATTCGGGCCGCACGGCATTCGCGTGAACAGCGTGAATCCGACCGTCACGCTCACGCCCATGGCCGAGCAGGCCTGGGCCGATCCCGCCAAGAGCGCGGCGGCGCTCGGGAACATTCCGCTGGGAAGATTTGCGCAGGTCGAAGAGGTGGTGGCGCCGGTCCTGTTCCTGCTCTCCGACAGCGCATCGATGATCAGCGGCGTGGCGCTGCCGGTGGACGGCGGCTACACCATCGTCTGA
- a CDS encoding sugar ABC transporter ATP-binding protein — translation MLRLEGVSKRFPGVKALSGIDLSIRKGEVHALLGENGAGKSTLMKILGGIYQADEGRIFIEGSERQFAGYGDAIAAGIGIIFQEFSLVPYLNAVENIFLGRYLRNRFGLMDKAAMKRSAQALFDELGVQIDLGVPICRLSVAQQQFVEIGKALSLDAKLLVLDEPTATLTPNEAGHLFRIMRELRARGVAMIFISHHLDEIFEVCDRISVLRDGANAGHAEVGATDVDALVEMMVGRRIEHSFPSKPQPAPRGRKVLEVPEIQLAKGGPVNSFDLHEGEILGFAGLVGSGRTELALGMMGADRVHRKTVLRDGRPVRLNDPTQALANGIGLLPESRKVEGLITDFTIRFNISMNNLGSHKRAGLVSQRSEKQSATGLSKRVGVKAPGIETRVATLSGGNQQKVVIARWLGHDCEVLIFDEPTRGIDVGAKAEIYGLMRELTWQGKAIIMISSELPEIVGMCDRVAVFSGGSIVATLEGDAINSGDIMRHATSSGGLQ, via the coding sequence ATGCTCCGGCTGGAAGGCGTGTCCAAGCGCTTTCCGGGCGTGAAGGCGCTCTCGGGCATCGACCTCTCGATCCGCAAGGGCGAGGTGCATGCGCTGCTCGGCGAGAACGGCGCGGGCAAGTCGACGCTGATGAAGATCCTCGGCGGCATCTACCAGGCCGACGAAGGGCGCATCTTCATCGAGGGCAGCGAGCGCCAGTTCGCAGGCTACGGCGACGCGATCGCGGCGGGCATCGGGATCATCTTCCAGGAGTTCAGCCTGGTGCCGTACCTGAACGCGGTGGAGAACATCTTTCTCGGCCGCTACCTGAGGAACCGCTTCGGGCTGATGGACAAGGCGGCGATGAAGCGTTCGGCGCAGGCGCTGTTCGACGAGCTGGGCGTGCAGATCGACCTCGGCGTGCCGATCTGCCGGCTCTCGGTGGCGCAGCAGCAGTTCGTGGAGATCGGCAAGGCGCTGTCGCTCGATGCGAAGCTGCTGGTGCTCGACGAGCCCACCGCCACGCTCACGCCCAACGAGGCCGGCCACCTGTTCAGGATCATGCGCGAGCTGCGTGCCAGGGGCGTGGCGATGATCTTCATCTCGCACCACCTCGACGAGATCTTCGAGGTGTGCGACCGCATCAGCGTGCTGCGCGACGGCGCCAATGCGGGGCATGCAGAGGTGGGCGCGACCGACGTGGATGCGCTGGTCGAGATGATGGTCGGCCGCAGGATCGAGCACAGCTTTCCGTCCAAGCCGCAGCCCGCGCCGCGGGGGCGCAAGGTGCTCGAGGTGCCCGAGATCCAGCTCGCCAAGGGCGGGCCGGTCAACAGCTTCGACCTGCATGAAGGCGAGATCCTCGGCTTCGCCGGGCTGGTCGGTTCGGGCCGCACCGAGCTCGCGCTGGGCATGATGGGCGCCGACCGCGTGCACCGCAAGACGGTGCTGCGCGACGGCCGGCCCGTGCGGCTGAACGACCCGACGCAGGCGCTCGCGAACGGCATCGGCCTGTTGCCCGAGAGCCGCAAGGTCGAGGGGCTGATCACCGACTTCACGATCCGCTTCAACATCTCGATGAACAACCTCGGCAGCCACAAGCGCGCGGGGCTCGTGAGCCAGAGGTCGGAAAAGCAATCGGCCACCGGACTCTCGAAGCGTGTGGGCGTGAAGGCGCCGGGCATCGAGACGCGCGTGGCCACGCTGTCGGGCGGCAACCAGCAGAAGGTGGTGATCGCGCGCTGGCTCGGCCACGATTGCGAGGTGCTGATCTTCGACGAGCCCACGCGCGGCATCGACGTGGGCGCCAAGGCCGAGATCTACGGCCTGATGCGCGAACTCACGTGGCAGGGCAAGGCCATCATCATGATCTCGAGCGAGCTGCCCGAGATCGTCGGCATGTGCGACCGCGTGGCGGTGTTCTCGGGCGGGTCCATCGTGGCCACGCTCGAGGGCGACGCCATCAATTCGGGCGACATCATGCGGCACGCTACTTCGTCTGGGGGCTTGCAATGA
- a CDS encoding helix-turn-helix domain-containing protein: protein MQPDLEIVEVRGDESFTAWAHGYPYRTVRWHFHPEYEIQLIVETRGVYFVGDHVGHFEPGNLVLMGPDLPHNWISDVPAGQSVERRGIVIQFPAGLAKNMAATFPEFERIAPLLAESGSGLLFSAETAAAAKPLMESLLEARGLRRVILLLSLLELLVDSRDRQRLASPAFKPDPKAFMSHAINNVLAHIAANLGDDLREPMLAELVGQSPSAFSRSFRKHTGQSFVRYVNRLRISRACELLTSSEKPVLDVCMDVGFNNVSNFNRQFLLHKRMPPTKFRNFHRMQAAQAANLRAASPP, encoded by the coding sequence ATGCAGCCCGATCTGGAAATCGTCGAAGTCCGCGGTGACGAATCGTTCACCGCCTGGGCGCACGGCTATCCGTATCGCACGGTGCGCTGGCATTTCCACCCCGAGTACGAGATCCAGCTGATCGTCGAGACCCGGGGCGTGTATTTCGTCGGCGACCACGTCGGCCACTTCGAGCCCGGCAACCTCGTGCTCATGGGCCCCGACCTGCCGCACAACTGGATCAGCGACGTGCCCGCGGGCCAGAGCGTGGAGCGGCGCGGCATCGTGATCCAGTTTCCGGCCGGGCTGGCGAAGAACATGGCGGCCACCTTTCCCGAGTTCGAGCGCATTGCGCCGCTGCTCGCCGAATCGGGTTCGGGCCTGCTCTTCTCGGCCGAAACCGCCGCCGCCGCCAAGCCCCTGATGGAGTCGCTGCTGGAAGCGCGCGGACTGCGCCGCGTGATCCTGCTGCTTTCGCTGCTCGAACTGCTGGTGGACAGCCGCGACCGCCAGCGGCTCGCGAGCCCCGCGTTCAAGCCCGATCCCAAGGCCTTCATGTCGCACGCCATCAACAACGTGCTCGCGCACATCGCGGCCAACCTCGGCGACGACCTGCGCGAGCCGATGCTGGCCGAGCTGGTGGGCCAGAGCCCGAGCGCGTTCTCGCGTTCGTTCCGCAAGCACACCGGCCAATCGTTCGTGCGCTACGTGAACCGGCTGCGCATCAGCCGCGCCTGCGAGCTGCTCACCAGCAGCGAGAAGCCGGTGCTCGACGTCTGCATGGACGTGGGCTTCAACAACGTGTCGAACTTCAACCGGCAGTTCCTGCTGCACAAGCGCATGCCGCCGACCAAGTTCCGCAATTTTCATCGCATGCAGGCCGCGCAAGCCGCGAACCTGCGTGCCGCCAGCCCGCCGTAG